Proteins encoded within one genomic window of Ottowia sp. SB7-C50:
- a CDS encoding glycosyltransferase family 2 protein, which yields MPSARTAIPDVSVVVPIYNEVDNLPDLVERIAQAMAAQPLSFELLAVDDGSTDGSRARLRELAATRPWLRPVLLARNYGQSSALQAGFDRVRGRYVVTLDADLQNEPGDIPLLLQRLETDPDVDMVSGWRKDRQDAEISRKLPSRIANKLISNATGVHLHDYGCALKAYRRPIIDRIRLYGELHRFIPSLAKEAGARITEVPVRHHARTRGVSKYGIDRTFRVILDLILIVFFMRYRQRPLHAFGGLGLWLAAPGGLILLWLLIVKLLGQDIGGRPLLLVGVMLVLMGAQMIVAGLIGELLTRIYHEAGGAAQFHAEEYVPDEGSKVAPAPASTAQAATKTIA from the coding sequence ATGCCCTCTGCCCGCACCGCGATACCCGATGTCTCCGTCGTCGTGCCAATCTACAACGAGGTCGACAACCTGCCCGACCTGGTGGAGCGCATCGCGCAGGCCATGGCGGCGCAGCCCCTCAGCTTTGAGCTGCTGGCGGTGGACGATGGGTCGACCGACGGCAGCCGCGCCCGCCTGCGCGAGCTGGCCGCCACGCGCCCGTGGCTGCGGCCGGTGCTGCTGGCGCGCAACTACGGCCAGTCCAGCGCGCTGCAGGCCGGCTTTGACCGCGTGCGCGGGCGCTACGTGGTCACGCTGGACGCCGACCTGCAGAACGAGCCGGGCGACATCCCCCTGCTGCTGCAGCGGCTGGAGACCGACCCCGACGTCGACATGGTCAGCGGCTGGCGCAAGGACCGGCAGGACGCCGAGATTTCGCGCAAGCTGCCTTCGCGCATTGCCAACAAACTGATCTCCAACGCCACCGGCGTGCACCTGCACGACTACGGCTGCGCGCTGAAGGCGTATCGCCGCCCCATCATCGACCGCATCCGCCTGTATGGCGAGCTACATCGCTTCATCCCCTCGCTGGCCAAGGAAGCGGGCGCGCGCATCACCGAAGTGCCGGTGCGCCACCACGCGCGCACCCGCGGCGTCAGCAAGTACGGTATCGACCGCACCTTTCGCGTCATTCTCGACCTGATCCTGATCGTGTTTTTCATGCGCTACCGCCAGCGCCCGCTGCACGCCTTTGGCGGGCTGGGGCTGTGGCTGGCGGCGCCGGGCGGGCTGATCCTGCTGTGGCTGCTCATCGTCAAGCTGCTGGGGCAAGACATCGGCGGGCGGCCGCTGCTGCTGGTGGGGGTGATGCTGGTGCTGATGGGCGCGCAGATGATCGTGGCCGGGCTGATCGGCGAGTTGCTGACCCGCATCTACCACGAGGCCGGCGGCGCGGCGCAGTTCCATGCCGAGGAATATGTGCCGGATGAGGGGTCAAAAGTGGCCCCAGCGCCCGCCTCAACAGCGCAGGCGGCTACTAAAACAATAGCGTGA
- a CDS encoding ArnT family glycosyltransferase, with amino-acid sequence MNTATAPATPPLRSPIDHPLFWLLAMTLAHVVVRVAVSPALKWDEAEQMLWSQQLALGYGAQPPLYTWLQWGVNALVGPSVLALALLKQALLALAYVFMYLAGRELLGPRGAFWASASMLLLPPLGWYSIRDQTHTVLVTAMACAAWWLLLRIVRRPRAADFAWLGLVCGCGLLAKYSFALVMAAMLAAALSVPESRRALLSRGGWWAPLVCVLVVLPHAWWLLGHVHEATGETVGKLQISAERAPVQGVARLIEGVAGTLALWAAVALWAFRSAWWRGGAAPASPWAQRVFVRYLAGVALALTGMVLVAGVSGLKGRWLLPLLCMVPLAAFAARPALQQHPRGRRYTAAIAVVAVVILIAAGIRPWFSGLRGEVDELNHPAAELQRALRAAGYDGVSPIIAADHMMAGLLRTRFPQAAVDACTSEEEDVRACVKADVARAQAAGRGWLLISRADRVEPGWWDKAALAPAGPPQTLTLPLHMVREGTAPAQYHYRWHAAGAPS; translated from the coding sequence ATGAACACCGCCACCGCGCCCGCCACGCCGCCCCTGCGATCGCCCATCGACCACCCGCTGTTCTGGCTGCTGGCGATGACGCTGGCGCACGTGGTCGTGCGCGTGGCCGTGTCGCCCGCGCTGAAGTGGGACGAAGCCGAGCAGATGCTGTGGTCGCAGCAGCTGGCGCTGGGCTACGGCGCGCAGCCGCCGCTCTACACCTGGCTGCAATGGGGGGTGAACGCGCTGGTCGGGCCTTCGGTGCTGGCGCTGGCGCTGCTCAAGCAGGCGCTGCTGGCGCTGGCCTACGTGTTCATGTACCTGGCGGGGCGCGAACTGCTGGGCCCGCGCGGCGCATTCTGGGCGTCGGCCAGCATGTTGCTGCTGCCGCCGCTGGGCTGGTATTCGATCCGCGACCAGACGCACACGGTGCTGGTCACCGCCATGGCCTGCGCCGCCTGGTGGCTGCTGCTGCGCATCGTGCGGCGGCCGCGCGCGGCCGACTTCGCGTGGCTGGGGCTGGTCTGTGGCTGCGGGTTGCTGGCCAAGTACAGCTTTGCGCTGGTGATGGCGGCCATGTTGGCGGCCGCGCTGTCGGTGCCGGAAAGCCGCCGCGCCCTGCTGTCGCGCGGCGGGTGGTGGGCGCCGCTGGTGTGCGTGCTGGTGGTGCTACCGCACGCGTGGTGGCTGCTGGGGCATGTGCACGAAGCCACGGGCGAAACGGTCGGCAAGCTGCAGATCAGCGCCGAGCGCGCGCCCGTGCAGGGTGTGGCCCGGCTGATCGAGGGCGTGGCCGGCACGCTGGCGCTGTGGGCGGCCGTCGCGCTGTGGGCGTTTCGCAGCGCCTGGTGGCGCGGCGGGGCGGCGCCGGCATCGCCCTGGGCGCAGCGGGTGTTCGTGCGCTACCTGGCTGGGGTGGCGCTGGCGCTGACCGGCATGGTGCTGGTGGCGGGCGTCAGCGGCCTCAAGGGCCGGTGGCTGCTGCCGCTGCTGTGCATGGTGCCGCTGGCCGCCTTCGCGGCCCGGCCGGCGCTGCAGCAGCACCCGCGCGGGCGGCGCTACACCGCCGCCATCGCGGTGGTGGCGGTGGTGATCCTGATCGCGGCGGGCATCCGCCCCTGGTTCAGCGGGCTGCGCGGCGAAGTCGACGAGCTGAACCACCCCGCCGCCGAGCTGCAGCGGGCGCTGCGTGCCGCGGGCTACGACGGCGTCAGCCCCATCATTGCCGCCGACCATATGATGGCCGGCCTGCTGCGCACGCGTTTCCCGCAGGCGGCGGTGGACGCCTGCACGTCCGAAGAAGAAGACGTGCGCGCCTGCGTCAAGGCCGACGTGGCGCGGGCGCAGGCCGCCGGGCGCGGCTGGCTGCTGATCTCGCGCGCTGACCGGGTCGAGCCCGGCTGGTGGGACAAGGCCGCGTTGGCGCCCGCCGGCCCGCCGCAGACGCTCACGCTGCCGCTGCACATGGTGCGCGAGGGCACGGCCCCCGCCCAGTACCACTACCGCTGGCACGCGGCCGGCGCGCCGTCATGA
- a CDS encoding NAD-dependent epimerase, whose translation MSTLLVTGCAGFIGMHCTEALLARGDTVVGIDNLNAYYDPALKQARLARLQAHPRFTFERADVADRAALRALFARVRPQRVLHLAAQAGVRHSIDQPADYTDSNLLGFAHVLEGCRAAQVAHLVFASSSSVYGGNARLPYAERDAVDHPISYYAATKKAGEVMAHSYAHLYGLPTTGLRFFTVYGPWGRPDMALFKFTRAMLAGEPIDVYGNGQLVRDFTYIDDIVQGVLRVLDKPATPDAAFDPAEPGPGTSSAPYRLFNIGGGAPTVLMDYIAALESALGIIARKRLLPIQPGDMHSTAADTSALQAWVGFAPSTSVHEGVARFVDWYRAFYEKR comes from the coding sequence ATGAGCACCCTTCTGGTCACCGGCTGCGCCGGATTCATCGGCATGCATTGCACCGAGGCGCTGCTGGCGCGCGGCGACACCGTGGTGGGCATCGACAACCTCAACGCCTACTACGACCCGGCGCTGAAGCAGGCGCGCCTGGCGCGGCTGCAGGCGCACCCGCGCTTCACGTTCGAGCGCGCCGACGTGGCCGACCGCGCCGCCCTGCGCGCCTTGTTCGCGCGCGTGCGGCCGCAGCGCGTGCTGCACCTGGCCGCGCAGGCCGGCGTGCGCCATTCCATCGACCAGCCGGCCGACTACACCGACAGCAACCTGCTCGGCTTCGCCCACGTGCTGGAAGGCTGCCGCGCCGCGCAGGTCGCGCACCTGGTGTTTGCCAGCAGCTCCAGCGTGTACGGCGGCAACGCCAGGCTGCCGTATGCCGAGCGCGATGCGGTGGACCATCCCATCAGCTACTACGCCGCCACCAAGAAGGCGGGCGAGGTGATGGCGCACAGCTACGCGCACCTGTACGGCCTGCCGACCACCGGCCTGCGCTTCTTCACCGTGTACGGCCCCTGGGGCCGGCCGGACATGGCGCTGTTCAAGTTCACCCGCGCCATGCTGGCCGGCGAGCCGATCGACGTCTACGGCAACGGCCAGCTGGTGCGCGACTTCACCTACATCGACGACATCGTGCAGGGCGTGCTGCGCGTGCTCGACAAGCCCGCCACGCCCGATGCCGCCTTCGACCCCGCCGAGCCCGGCCCCGGCACCAGCAGCGCACCGTACCGCCTCTTCAACATCGGTGGCGGCGCGCCGACGGTGCTGATGGACTACATCGCCGCGCTGGAGTCGGCATTGGGCATCATCGCGCGCAAGCGCCTGCTGCCGATCCAGCCGGGCGACATGCACAGCACGGCAGCCGATACGTCGGCGCTGCAGGCGTGGGTGGGTTTTGCGCCGTCAACGTCGGTTCACGAAGGCGTGGCACGCTTCGTGGATTGGTATCGGGCGTTTTATGAAAAGCGGTGA
- a CDS encoding UDP-glucose/GDP-mannose dehydrogenase family protein: MKVTVFGTGYVGLVQGAVLADVGHDVVCVDIDAAKVAALQAGQIQIHEPGLQALVTSNLAAGRLAFTTDAAQGVAHGDLLFLAVGTPPDEDGSADLQHVLAVTRTIATHMQAPKTLVNKSTVPVGTADRVAGAVRAVLAERGADIAFEVVSNPEFLKEGAAVADCMRPDRIVVGTSSAAAERQLRELYAPFNRNHDRMVVMDVKSAELTKYAANAMLATKISFINEMAGLAERLGADIEAVRRGIGSDPRIGYHFIYPGAGYGGSCFPKDVKALIHTAQSVGFEPQVLQAVERRNDAQRRVLPERIVAHYGGSLAGRTIAVWGLAFKPDTDDMREAPSRDLLHGLWAAGAQVRAHDPVAREEAHRVFGARPDLVLCDTPLQALQGADALAIVTEWKAFRVPDFAQMARLLKDRIVFDGRNLYDPAVLARHGLAYHAIGRPAVQPDA; the protein is encoded by the coding sequence ATGAAAGTCACCGTTTTCGGCACCGGCTACGTCGGCCTCGTCCAGGGCGCCGTGCTGGCCGACGTGGGGCACGACGTGGTGTGCGTGGACATCGATGCCGCCAAGGTCGCCGCGCTGCAGGCCGGGCAGATTCAGATCCACGAGCCGGGACTGCAGGCGCTGGTCACCAGCAACCTCGCCGCTGGCCGCCTGGCCTTCACCACCGACGCCGCGCAGGGCGTGGCGCATGGCGACCTGCTGTTCCTGGCCGTCGGCACGCCGCCCGACGAGGATGGCAGCGCCGATCTGCAGCACGTGCTGGCGGTGACGCGCACCATCGCCACGCACATGCAGGCGCCCAAGACGCTCGTCAACAAATCCACCGTGCCCGTGGGCACCGCCGACCGCGTGGCCGGCGCCGTGCGCGCCGTGCTGGCCGAGCGCGGCGCGGACATCGCGTTCGAGGTCGTCTCCAACCCCGAATTCCTGAAGGAAGGCGCGGCGGTGGCCGACTGCATGCGGCCCGACCGCATCGTCGTCGGCACGTCCAGCGCCGCGGCCGAGCGCCAGTTGCGCGAGCTGTACGCGCCCTTCAACCGCAACCACGACCGCATGGTGGTGATGGACGTGAAGAGCGCCGAGCTGACCAAGTACGCCGCCAACGCCATGCTGGCCACCAAGATCAGCTTCATCAACGAAATGGCGGGCCTGGCCGAGCGCCTGGGCGCCGACATCGAGGCCGTGCGCCGCGGCATCGGCAGCGACCCGCGCATCGGCTACCACTTCATCTACCCCGGCGCGGGCTATGGCGGCAGTTGCTTCCCCAAGGACGTCAAGGCGCTGATCCACACCGCGCAGTCGGTCGGCTTCGAGCCACAGGTGCTGCAGGCCGTCGAGCGCCGCAACGACGCCCAGCGCCGCGTGCTGCCCGAGCGCATCGTGGCGCACTACGGCGGCAGCCTGGCGGGGCGCACCATCGCCGTGTGGGGGCTGGCCTTCAAGCCCGACACCGACGACATGCGCGAAGCGCCCAGCCGCGACCTGCTGCACGGCCTGTGGGCCGCGGGCGCGCAGGTGCGCGCGCACGACCCGGTGGCCAGGGAGGAAGCGCACCGCGTCTTCGGCGCGCGCCCCGACCTGGTGCTGTGCGACACGCCGCTGCAGGCGCTGCAAGGCGCCGACGCGCTGGCCATCGTGACCGAATGGAAGGCCTTTCGCGTACCCGACTTCGCGCAAATGGCGCGCCTGCTGAAGGACCGCATCGTGTTCGACGGCCGCAACCTGTACGACCCGGCGGTGCTGGCGCGGCATGGCCTGGCCTACCACGCGATCGGCCGGCCGGCGGTGCAACCCGATGCTTGA
- the otnI gene encoding 2-oxo-tetronate isomerase — MPRFAANLSLMYPELPFLDRFAAAARDGFEAVEYLFPYAWPAAELAARLRAHGLRQVLLNAPPGGADSAGFDAAWAAGLRGTACLPGREDEFRAGVRQALQYAAALDCPRIHCMAGLWDAGTPREAARSVYESNLRWAAAEAAQGGRDILIEPINPRDIPGYFLQRQDEAHAIVQAVDAPNVKVQMDLYHCQIVEGDVAMKIRQYLPTGRVGHLQIAGVPQRQEPDVGELNYGYLFDVIDEVSAQCGWAGWLGCEYRPRWGGEPDGTSRGLDWLRRRKR; from the coding sequence ATGCCTCGCTTCGCCGCCAACCTGAGCCTGATGTACCCCGAGCTGCCGTTCCTCGACCGCTTCGCGGCGGCAGCGCGCGATGGCTTCGAGGCGGTGGAATACCTGTTTCCGTACGCGTGGCCGGCGGCCGAGCTGGCCGCGCGCCTGCGCGCCCACGGTTTGCGGCAGGTGCTGCTCAACGCACCGCCTGGCGGCGCCGACAGCGCCGGGTTCGACGCCGCATGGGCGGCCGGCCTGCGCGGCACCGCATGCCTGCCGGGGCGCGAGGACGAGTTTCGCGCCGGCGTGCGCCAGGCGCTGCAGTACGCCGCCGCGCTGGACTGCCCGCGCATCCACTGCATGGCGGGCCTGTGGGACGCCGGCACGCCGCGCGAGGCCGCGCGCAGCGTGTATGAAAGCAACCTGCGCTGGGCCGCGGCCGAAGCGGCGCAGGGCGGGCGCGACATCCTGATCGAGCCGATCAACCCGCGCGACATCCCGGGCTACTTTCTGCAGCGACAGGACGAGGCGCACGCCATCGTGCAGGCGGTGGACGCGCCGAATGTCAAGGTGCAGATGGACCTGTACCACTGCCAGATCGTCGAGGGCGACGTGGCGATGAAGATCCGCCAGTACCTGCCCACCGGCCGCGTCGGCCACCTCCAGATCGCCGGCGTGCCGCAGCGGCAAGAGCCGGACGTGGGCGAACTGAATTACGGCTACCTGTTCGATGTGATCGACGAAGTGAGCGCGCAGTGCGGCTGGGCCGGCTGGCTGGGCTGCGAGTACCGGCCACGCTGGGGCGGTGAGCCGGACGGCACCTCGCGCGGGCTGGACTGGCTGCGCCGGCGCAAGCGCTGA
- a CDS encoding DUF4382 domain-containing protein, protein MSTQGSFAFKSLLGAIAAASLVACGGGGDNDTVAGQGTLRLAITDAPACGYDAVHITVDKVRVHQSGSAAANESGWSELTLTPPRRINLLNLTNGVMEELGQLPLPAGKYQQVRLVLADSGGNTPLANSVVPTGSTEVALKTPSGQQSGIKMNADIDIAANQMADFVIDFDACKSVVKAGNSGQYLLKPVVSVIPRLISGVSGHVDAALFKAGALVTLQQNGVVVRATAPDATGRFVLQPAPAGTYSVVFTAPNRTTLVVNGVPVARDTVTALNTTVSLPESPVGTVHGTAPVDTFVRAMQKLTSGPNIEVAGGYVDGDTGAYRFALPTMPPQVAPYVAPPAALTFTPDTAAAGHYSLRSSLDGYADKIAILPLLTADADVAYNITFP, encoded by the coding sequence ATGTCCACTCAAGGTTCTTTCGCATTCAAGTCACTGCTGGGCGCCATTGCCGCCGCCTCGCTGGTCGCCTGCGGCGGCGGTGGCGACAACGACACCGTCGCGGGCCAGGGCACGCTGCGCCTCGCCATCACCGACGCGCCCGCCTGCGGCTACGACGCTGTCCACATCACGGTCGACAAGGTGCGCGTGCACCAGAGCGGCAGCGCCGCCGCCAACGAGTCCGGCTGGTCCGAGCTGACGCTGACGCCGCCGCGCCGCATCAACCTGCTCAACCTGACCAACGGCGTCATGGAAGAGCTGGGCCAGTTGCCGCTGCCGGCCGGCAAGTACCAGCAGGTGCGCCTGGTGCTGGCCGACAGCGGCGGCAACACGCCGCTGGCCAACTCGGTGGTGCCCACCGGCAGCACCGAAGTGGCGCTGAAGACGCCCAGCGGCCAGCAGTCGGGCATCAAGATGAATGCCGACATCGACATCGCCGCCAACCAGATGGCCGACTTCGTGATCGACTTCGACGCCTGCAAGTCGGTGGTCAAGGCCGGCAATTCGGGGCAGTACCTGCTCAAGCCGGTGGTCAGCGTGATTCCGCGCCTGATCTCGGGCGTCAGCGGCCACGTCGACGCGGCGCTGTTCAAAGCCGGCGCGCTGGTCACGCTGCAGCAGAACGGCGTGGTGGTGCGCGCCACGGCGCCCGACGCCACCGGCCGCTTCGTGCTGCAACCGGCACCGGCGGGTACGTATTCAGTCGTGTTCACCGCGCCGAACCGCACCACCCTGGTGGTCAACGGCGTGCCGGTGGCGCGCGATACGGTGACGGCACTGAACACCACGGTGTCGCTGCCCGAGTCGCCGGTCGGCACCGTGCACGGCACGGCACCGGTCGACACCTTCGTGCGCGCCATGCAGAAGCTGACCAGCGGGCCCAACATCGAAGTGGCCGGCGGCTACGTGGACGGCGACACCGGCGCCTACCGCTTCGCGCTGCCCACCATGCCTCCGCAGGTCGCGCCTTATGTCGCGCCGCCGGCTGCCCTGACGTTCACGCCCGACACGGCGGCGGCGGGTCATTACAGCCTGCGCTCCAGTCTGGACGGCTACGCCGACAAGATCGCCATCCTGCCGCTGCTCACGGCCGACGCCGACGTGGCATACAACATCACTTTCCCTTGA
- a CDS encoding DUF1236 domain-containing protein encodes MTAHTTSFARTVRLLVLAASAALGAGSVVAEKPPWAGGEGKGRAEGPPGQMKKQQRDDRGDRGERWHREAQRRPHVAQRERDRRDMRQPPVAVRPGSYFNDGQRRYVRQWYGDQYRAGRCPPGLAKKNNGCMPPGQAKKWRVGHVLPASVTYYAVPQPVLVQLGPPPAGYRYVRVADDILLLSLGTRMVIDAITNLGGF; translated from the coding sequence ATGACGGCCCACACCACTTCGTTCGCCCGCACCGTGCGCTTGCTGGTGCTGGCCGCCTCGGCCGCGCTGGGCGCGGGCAGCGTGGTGGCCGAAAAGCCGCCCTGGGCCGGCGGCGAAGGCAAGGGCCGCGCCGAAGGCCCACCCGGCCAGATGAAGAAGCAGCAACGGGATGACCGCGGCGACCGCGGCGAGCGCTGGCACCGCGAAGCGCAGCGCCGCCCCCACGTGGCGCAGCGCGAGCGCGACCGGCGCGACATGCGCCAGCCGCCTGTCGCGGTGCGCCCTGGCAGCTACTTCAACGACGGGCAGCGGCGCTACGTGCGCCAGTGGTATGGCGACCAGTACCGCGCCGGCCGCTGTCCGCCCGGCCTGGCGAAAAAGAACAACGGCTGCATGCCACCGGGGCAGGCCAAGAAATGGCGCGTCGGCCATGTGTTGCCGGCCAGCGTGACCTATTACGCCGTGCCGCAGCCGGTGCTGGTGCAACTGGGTCCGCCCCCGGCGGGCTACCGCTATGTGCGCGTGGCCGACGACATCCTGCTGCTGTCCCTTGGCACGCGCATGGTGATCGATGCCATCACCAACCTGGGTGGGTTTTGA